In the Desulfitobacterium hafniense DCB-2 genome, TGTTCCTTTATTTGGGGATATCTGGCTGACCGGGCAGGGGCGAGAACAGCCGTATCTCTGGCCGGTCTGGTCTTAGGCATTGCCGTCATACTTTTTGGACTGCTTGCCGACAGCTTCCTCAAAGCAGTGCTGATCATTGCTCTGGTCGGTTTCGGGGCGGCCGGTGTCTACAGTGCCACGATTCCCAAGTTGATTGGTGCCTGGTTCCATCCCAGCAAACGGGGCAGAGCCATGAGCACCATTACGGCAGGGGGCGTGCTGACGGGAGCAGCTTTCGGAATTGTGCTGCCCCAATTGGCTAAGGCCTATGGCTGGCAAACAGCCGCTGTCATTTTAGGAGTGCTGGCCATTATTTGTACTGTTGTAATCTATTTAGTCGTCAGAAATAAGCCTTCTGAAAAAGGTTTGATTCCGGTGGGAACCCCCGCCGATCAGGTTGTGAAAGCTGCTCCGGCTATGAAAGATGCCGGCTTCAAAGATGTGCTTAAAATGAAAGTTACCTGGCATGTGTCCAGTATGTTCATTTTCTGGCAGGTTGCTTATATGACAGCCACGGCTTTCGTTGCGGTATCCTTTGTCAATGCCGGTTTTACGGCTGTACAAGGTGGTTTGGCTGTAACGATTTATAACTTATGCCAGCTAATCGGGCAACAAATATGGGGGCCCCTGTCCGATCGGTTGGAACGGAAAACGGTGATCTGCATTGCAGGCATCTGGTGGACTGCAGCAACCTTGGGTTACATGTTTATTTATGGCAGTACATTGAACGCCATGTATATCCTCATCGGTGTGATGGGAGTGGGCATGGGCATGGTTCCGGTCATCCTGGCCAGTTTCTCGGATTATTTCCCCACAGAAGTCGGCGGCTCCGGTGCAGGGGTTGTTTCCACCATGGGACTGGTGGGCCGTTTCTTTGGCCCCATGCTTGCCGGTTATGCGGCTGATGCTACGGGCAGCATTACAGGCGCCTTTGGCGTAGGAGCTGCAGCCATGCTGCTGGCATCCCTGGTCGCCTTTTCACTGCCCTCATTGAAAAAGCAGGCGGCGGTATCTGTCGGTGGAGAAAGTGCCAAATGATGTTTTGAATATCCAGTACAAAATTTATGAGGAGGTAGTTTTATATGTGTTTTAGACCGGCATCAGCATCAAGACCTATTGAGTGCCCTAATTGTGGAATGAAGGTTCCAGTGGTAGGCGGAGTTAAACAGAAAAAATGCCCAAAATGCAAAACCGATTTAACTCAGGTGGAAGCAAAACCGGAGGAAAAACCTGAGGGTGAAGCAGGTACAGAGAAGTAAGAGAAGAGAAGCCTATGCAACGTAAACTGGTTGCAATCCTTGATTCACAAAGGTAGTATAGAGTACGGTGTAACCGCTCTATACTGCCTTCTGAAGCTGGGGTGATGCTGATCTATGAAACACATCGGAAATACATCCAGTCGCTCATAAATGTGAAAAGTTTATCATGTCAGGTGCTGAAGGATAAGCTTCGGCAGGTACAGGAACTAAGGTGCGATGTGAAGGGAGAATTTACTGAAAATGAAAAATTTCAGCATTTCCGAAGTCATGGATTCCTTTGGGGTCAATAAGTTTACATGGTCTATCTTCTTCTTCTTGGGATTGGCGATGGTTTTTGATGGGTATGACTATATGATCGTCTCCTATACTATGCCCCAGATTTCTGCGGAATGGGGATTAAGCGCTGTGGAAAAAGGCAGCTTATCCTCATGGAGCCTTTTTGGCTTAATTATTGGAGGTGCCATATCCGGTATAGTCTCAGACAAGATAGGGCGGAAAAGGACCTTAGTCTATTCTATCGCTATCTATTCCTTGCTGAACATTCCGATTTTCTTTGCACCAAGCTTCGGCTTCTATGCTTTATTCCGGGTGTTGGCCGGCCTTGGCTTGGGAGCCTGTATTCCGGTCGTCACAACGATCTTCTCTGAATCCACTCCTACCAACCGCCGCGCCCTTTTCATTACCTTTGGGATGGCCTGGATGATTGTCGGTTGGGTTTTAGCAGGCTTGGTGGCTACCTATCTGGTTCCCCGGGTGGGCTGGAGATGGTGCTATCTGGTAGGCGGTTTCCCCTTCATCTACTCGATCTTCCTGCACTTCAAAATGAAAGAATCCGTCTATTGGTTAGCCAACAAAGGGAGAAATGAAGATGCGGTCAAGAGACTTCAGGAAATTGAGAAGGTTGCAACGGGCAAGGTTACCAATTGGGATCCCAACGCCCTGGTTGTCCCTCCAAAATCCAAAGTCGTCGGACCGAAGGCCCTTTTCTCCAAAACTTACCGCATGACAACGGCCGGTGTTTGGATTACCTATTTCTGCGGTTGCTTTACGGTCTATGGCATTAACGCCTGGCTGCCCTCTTTAATGCTGGAAAAAGGTCTGCAGCTGTCCTCAGCCTATGGACTATCCATTGCTCAAAATGCCGCTGCGGTCATTGCCAACTGTTCAACAGGCTTTGTGGCTGAAGTGATTGGCCGCAGAAAAAATCTGATCGGCAGCTATGGATTAGGAATTGTGGCTATTTTGATCATGGCTTTCGTGGGCAGTAGTTTTTGGGCAATCTTAGCGGCTAATATTTTCCTTGGCTTTGCCATCAACTACTCCATTACAGCAGTTCAGCCGCTGATGGCGGAGGGATATCCCACAGATATCCGCAACACAGGGGTGTCCTGGTGTCAAGCCTTTGGCCGGCTGGGCGGAGCCCTTGCCCCCATTGTGGCCGGTATGATTATCGGTTTAAATCTGGGTTACTCAAGTGCCTTTCTTTTCTATGTCGTGCCCTTGCTCTTCGGTTTACTGGCGGCCTTCCTCTTGATTAGAAATGAGACCAAAGGCAAGAGTATCGATCAAATTCAAGAAGAAAATGTTTTAAAGGCCGGCAGTTAAACCACTGGCTTGCCTTTGAGAAAGCTGCTTCCACTAACTGCTTCCAGCCGGAAGCAGTTTTCACTTCCAGGGAAAATTCCTAAAAAGAAACTGTTTTTTTCAAAATGAAAGAGTTCACTAATGCAGTACAAGCAAAGGCCTTGATTTTAGGCCCTTTGTAGCGATTGCGAGCTTGGCATGAAAATTGCATTGTATTTCAATAGGGGCATTATTATTAAATTCACGATCCCATTACTGAACAATGGAGGGAAAAAATGAGCACGAAAATTGATTTGGAACAAGAAGGTGTCGAAGTCAAAAAAGCCTGCTGCTATTTCTGTCACCAGAACTGCGGCTGCTTGGTTTATGTCAAAGACGGCAAGATCCTTCATTTCGAAGGAGACACGGAGTACCCAACCAATTCCGGCGGTTTATGCTGTCGCGGCAATGTCAATCTCATCCATCTGGACCATGAAGCAAGGGTTAATTTCCCGTTGAAACGCAAGGGGGAGCGTGGTTCGGGGGAATGGGAAAGAATTACCTGGGAACAAGCTATCGATGAAATCGGCACCAAATTAGCAGAGATTCGCCAACATTATGGAGCAGAGGCTGTAGCCACAGCCGGCGGAACTTCCCGTACCGATGACTGGGCACGGCGGCGCTTTATGAATCTTTTCGGCAGCCCTAACGGTTTCCACAACGCCCATTTATGCTGGATTCCCACCTTTATGATCGAAACAGCCGTTTATGGCTGGAGTCCTTTTGAAATTGACCTGGGCAGCAGCCGATGTCTGGTCTTGTGGGGACAGAATCCGGCAATATCCACTTTGCCTGAAATGAGCGGCGTCAGCGGCCTTAAAGCGAACGGGCTGAAAGTCATCGTTATTGATCCACGCTATACGGAAACAGCCGCCAAAGCGGATCTCTGGATACCCGTACGCCCTGGATCAGACCTGGCTTTAGCCTTGGCTTGGATCAATGTCATCATCTATGAAGGCTTAGCTGATTATGATTTTGTCTATGAATACTGTCAGGGTTTTGATGAATTGACTGCTCATGTGGAAGAATTCACTCCTGAATGGGCTGAACCTTTGACCGGAGTCAGCGCCGATCTTATTCGTGAAGGGGCACGGATGTACGCCATGAACAAACCCGGCAATATCCAGTGGGGTACGGCTCTTGACCAAATCGGCAAACCTGCCGGCGCTACCCAGCATGCCCGGGCCATCTTAAGAGCCATTACCGGCAACCTGGACTGCCCCGGAGCGGATCTTCTCACCGGCCCCAGTCTGGAATTTGTGACTGACGAAGAAATGGAACTCAATGAGTTCTTAACGGAAGAGCAGCGGGCCAAGCAACTGGGCTCGGATAAATTCAAACTGGTAACCTGGCCCGGATACGGCCGCATCGCCGAAATAGCCAAGAAGTATTGGGGCAAGGCGCCTACCGCAGAATGGATGTGTGAGGCCCATCCTCCCACAGTCTTTAACGCTATCCTGACCGGAGAACCCTATCCGGTGAAAGCTTTGCTGGTTTCGGCGACGAATCCGGTCAATTCCTATGGTGAAAGCCAAAAGGTCCTGGCCGCCTTAAAAGCGGTGGATTTTATGGTAACCTGCGACTATTGGCTGACCCCCACCGCCATGCTTTCCGATTATGTGCTGCCCATGGCGGGCTCCTTTGAGCGGCCGACGATTACCTCCACCTATGGCTGTTCGGATTTCTTAATGTGTTCACAACGGGCCATTCAGCCCATGTATGAGCGGCACAGCGATTTTGAATTCTGGCGGGATCTGGGCATCCGCCTGGGGCAAAAAGAGCATTGGCCTTGGGAAACTCTTGAAGATGCTTATTTTTACCGGATTAAAGATCTGGGCTATGGTGTGGAAAGTTATGATGAATTCGTGGAGTATTACCGTTTCCACTTCCCGGAACGGGAGTATTTCAAATACAAAGAAAAAGGCGGATTTGGCACCCCTTCGGGTAAAGTGGAGATCTACTCCAGTGTGTTGGAGGAATTAGGCTATCCCCCCCTGCCACCCTATATAGCTCCCGTTGAAAATGAGGTGGATTATCCGGAACTTGCTAAAGAGTATCCTTTAATCCTAACCACAGGGGCAGGTGTAATGCCTTTTCATCATTCGGAACACTTCAATATTAAGGAACTGCGCTTTATCCGCCATGAACCCCATATGGAAATCAATCCTGATACTGCGGCAGAGTATGGCATTCAGGAAGGGGATTGGGTCTGGGTGGAGACCCGGCGGGGCCGCATTAAACAAAAAGCCAGCTTAACCGAAGGCATCAGGCCCGGCACAGTCTTCACGGAACGGGGCTGGTGGTATCCGGAAAGAGATCTGCGCAATCCGGAATTGGGTGGTTGTCTGGAATCCAACACCAACGTTCTTACCAGTACGGCAGATGAAGATTGTGATCCATTGAGCGGCAGCTGGGCCAACCGCGGTCTCTTGTGCAAGGTCTATAAGGTAAGCAGCTCAGACAGAAGGGAGGACAAATAAGATGGCACGTTATGCAATGGTTATTGATACACGGAAATGTACGGGCTGTCAGTCCTGCACAGTGGCTTGCCGGGTCAATAATGAACTGCCCATCGATATGATTTATAATCCGGTCATGACCCATGGGCCCCTGGGAAAATTTCCTCATGTGAGGATGGTCCATATTCCTTCTTTATGTATGCATTGTGGCAATTCTCCCTGTGTGGATGCCTGCCCCACCGGGGCATCCCAGCAGCGTGAAGACGGCATCGTCTGGGTGGAAGAAAACAAATGCGTGGGTTGTAAAGCCTGTGTCATGGCCTGCCCTTATGGGGCCCGTGTGTCCAATGGGGCAAAGGGAACCGTCCAGAAATGCAACTTCTGTAAGGATGACCGGGTTGATCAAGGCAAAGTGCCCTGGTGTGTGCAAACCTGTCACCAAAAAGCCCGGATTTTTGGCGATATTGAGGATCAGGACAGCGAAGTATTCAAACTGGTCAATAAAACCAAGACCACAGGGCGCTTGTTGGAAGAACTGGGGACTGAACCCTTTGTCTATTATCTTTATTGATGGGAGGGATAGAAATGAGCCAAAAACATGAAACATGGGGCTGGATGTTAGCCGTGGACTTCTTTTTTGCCGGCATGGGGGCCGCCATGCTGCTCTTTGCCGGGATCGCCGAATTATTGACAGGCAGCAATCTCTCCACGGTGGGGATTCTGGCCGGGGCAGTGTTTATCGCTATGGGAGCCGGGTTGTTAGTCCTGGAATTAGGGAGACCTTTCCAGGCTTTGCGGGTATTTATGAACCCTAAAGCCATCTTAACCTTTGGGGCATGGAATATGTCCATCGCCATTGTCGCCGGCCTCTTTTTAGGTACGTCCTGGCTGGAAGCTTTTCCTTGGTTCGGCCTGGTCGGATTTCGTAAAATCCTGGCCATTGTCTGTATTTTCACCGGTTTTGTAGTTGCTGCCTATCCGGGGGCACTCCTGGCACGGCATAAAGCCCGTCCTTTCTGGAATGGGCCGGGCATGATGGTGCTCTTTTTAACCTCTTCTTTATTGACGGGCCTATCCGCCTATGTGGTAGTAGGTTGGCTGAGCGGGGCGGCACCTGTGATTTATAGTGCTTTCCCGGCCATAGGGGCGGGGCTTTGTGCTTTCCAATTGGTTATATGGATCGGCTATCTTTGGATTAAGAGTTCGGGAACTACTGAGCGGGAAGTGGCGGCTGTTAAGCGCTGGACCAGCGGGAACTTTGCCAACCCTTTCCGGATCGGGTTTATGTTCCTGGGCACGGTGGTGCCCTTGGTACTGTTTCTCATTCCTAATGGATTCTCCACAGGAGTGGCCGGGATCCTGGCAATCCTGGGCGGAGTAATCATGCGCAATCTGGTGGTCTATGCCGGTCAGGATCGCACCTGGCTGCCCGGAGAAGAAAAATATCGGTCAAGACTTCCCCATGGTGATGAAGCTTTCTTACAAAAGGTTTGGACAAAACAGATTTAAAGGGCGGTTGTACTTGTTTCCGCAGCAGCTGGCTGCTGCGGAAACATCGTTCCCAGGCAGAGGCAATTTTAATAGCTTAAGTGATGAAAATAACTTGATTTGCAAAATGGAGGAAGAAGTGTATGAAGCTGCAATGGGAAGAAGGGACGACATTAGCGCAGACACAAAGCGTTTGTCCCCTCTGTCTGAAGGTTGTCCAGGCCCGGATTACCGTTCATGATCAGGCGGTTTATATGGAGAAGGAATGTTCCGAGCACGGCTATTTTACCGTTTATTTATGGCCGGATGTCAATCATTATCAATGGATGCAGCAGTTTAACCTGCCGGCGCTGCCTCCTCATTCGCCTGTGGCCGTCCGGGATGGGTGTCCCAGTGATTGCGGGTTGTGCGAGGCTCATCTGCGCCAGCCGACCCTAGTGGAGATTGAGGTAACGGAAGGGTGCAACCTCCGCTGCCCGGTCTGTTTTATGGCAGCCAATGATTTTCGTCCCGATCCCAATCCAAGCTTAGAGGCACTTGGGGAAAAGTACCGTTATATTCTTAGACACACCAACCCCGATACCAGTATCCAGCTGACGGGGGGAGAACCCACCACCCGTGAGGATTTGGCCGATATTATCCGTTTAGGCCGGGAGATCGGCTTTCAGGCTATTGAAGTGAATACCAACGGGGTGGTGATCGGCCGGAACCCGGATTATCTGCAGAAACTTGCCGAGGCAGGAGTCAGCGGCATCTATCTCCAATTTGACGGGTTGACAGGGGAGGTCTATGAGCAAATACGGGGTGAGAATTTATTGCCCGCCAAGCTTAAAGCCATTGCCAACTGCCGTGAGGCGGGGGTACAAGTGGTTTTAGCCATGACGGTGATCGAAGGAATCAATGAAAAGCAGCTGGGGGAAGTGCTTAAGTTTGCCCTGGCCAACAAAGATGTGATTGTGGGAATTGCGTACCAGCCGGCCTTTGGTTCCGGGCGGTTCGATGTGCCCTTGTCCAAGCGTTTGACTATGGGAGATGTGATCTTTATGCTGGCTGAGCAGAGTGAGGGTATCCTCGAACCCTATGATTTTTGGCCCTTGGGCTGTTCCAATCCTTTATGTTCCAGCTCCGCTTACCTGGTGGAGGATCAGGGTAGAATCGCCTCCCTTTCGCGGCGGCTCACTCCCCGGGAATACAGGGAAGCCATTAATCCCCAGAGTCCCCAAGGTTCGGTTTTTGCCGATATTGCTTTGATGAACTATCCGGATCTTGAACCGGGTTTAACCATCCTCATCGAAAATTATATTGATGCCCGCACGATGGACTTAAAAAAACTGCGGGAATGCAGCATGATCGTTGCCGGCAAATCCGGTGGGCTGACTCCTTTTTGCGGATATCAATTGACCAATATCCATGGCGAAAAGCTATCCGAAATCAGAAAACATCATGATAATCAGAAAGCATCAAGGTGAAGGCGTATGAGTGAAAGAAAAGTCGTTCCGACCAACTGCCGCTTCTGCGGCTATCAATGCGGACTCCTGGCTACGGTGGAGAATGGCAAAGTCCGCAAAGTGCAGCCGGATTCTTCCCGCTATCCCCATAATGCCGGGATCATGCGGGGCTGCAAGCGTTGGCCGTTGATTAGCGAAGTGATGGAGCATCCCCAAAGAATCAACTATCCTCTTAAGCGGGTCGGGGAAAGAGGCAGCGGCCGCTGGGAAAGAATATCCTGGGAACAGGCCCTGGACGAAATAGCCGCTAAGCTGGCCGGTCTCAAGGAAGAGTTTGGCCCGGAGGTCCTGGCCACCAGTATCGGCGGACCCCACACCACCTTCTGGCCTTTGCACCGGTTTTTGGCTCTTTTTGGCAGTCCCAACAATATGGGCATCGGTCAAATCTGCTGGAACCCCGGCATCTGGGCCAATACCCTGACCTATGGCTGGCCTGTGGATATGGAGCTGGACCCGGAGGGGACGGAATGCGCTATCCTCTGGGGGGTTAACCCCTCTCAGTCGGATAACTCTTTGTTCTGGCATACCGTTCAGGAATTTAAACGCCGGGGCAAACCCTTAATTGTGGTGGATCCCCGTTTAACCGGGACGGCACAGGAAGCTCAGCTGTGGCTGCCGGTGCGTCCGGGGACGGATGCGGTACTGGCTTTAGGGCTTTTGCATGTGATTGTTCAAGAGAAACTCTATGCTGAAGAGTTTGTGCAGAATTGGTGTCATGGTTTTGAGCGGTTATGTGACCATCTCATTCCTTATACTCCCGCTTATGTGGAAGAGGTTACGGGTGTGAAAGCAGAGGATGTTGTCAAAGCTGCCCGCCTCTATGGAAAAAGTACCCCGGCTTGCCTGTACAGCGGCAGAGGGATCGATCAACTGGGCTTAAACAGTTTTCCCACCCATCGTGCCCTGGCCATCTTAAGAGCCATCACCGGCAATCTGGATGTGCCCGGGGCTTCCCACTTGAGTGAGATGCCTGATTTTATTCCGGAGTTGGAGCTGGAACTCAGCGAACCCTATGCCGCAACATCTCCTCGGTCGGTATCCCAGGAGAAGCTCCTGTTGCAATCCTATCAAGGCTATGCCAAAGTTCGCGAGCAGACCATGAAGCACAAGAAGCGCCTGCCCATGCGCTATTTAACCTCTGCCCATCCCCATCGCGTCTGGAAGGCCATGCTGACAGGAGAGCCTTATCCCATCCGCTCCATGATCGTGATGGCTTCCAACCCACTCCTGACTCAAGCCGAC is a window encoding:
- a CDS encoding MFS transporter yields the protein MKNFSISEVMDSFGVNKFTWSIFFFLGLAMVFDGYDYMIVSYTMPQISAEWGLSAVEKGSLSSWSLFGLIIGGAISGIVSDKIGRKRTLVYSIAIYSLLNIPIFFAPSFGFYALFRVLAGLGLGACIPVVTTIFSESTPTNRRALFITFGMAWMIVGWVLAGLVATYLVPRVGWRWCYLVGGFPFIYSIFLHFKMKESVYWLANKGRNEDAVKRLQEIEKVATGKVTNWDPNALVVPPKSKVVGPKALFSKTYRMTTAGVWITYFCGCFTVYGINAWLPSLMLEKGLQLSSAYGLSIAQNAAAVIANCSTGFVAEVIGRRKNLIGSYGLGIVAILIMAFVGSSFWAILAANIFLGFAINYSITAVQPLMAEGYPTDIRNTGVSWCQAFGRLGGALAPIVAGMIIGLNLGYSSAFLFYVVPLLFGLLAAFLLIRNETKGKSIDQIQEENVLKAGS
- a CDS encoding molybdopterin-dependent oxidoreductase, which produces MSERKVVPTNCRFCGYQCGLLATVENGKVRKVQPDSSRYPHNAGIMRGCKRWPLISEVMEHPQRINYPLKRVGERGSGRWERISWEQALDEIAAKLAGLKEEFGPEVLATSIGGPHTTFWPLHRFLALFGSPNNMGIGQICWNPGIWANTLTYGWPVDMELDPEGTECAILWGVNPSQSDNSLFWHTVQEFKRRGKPLIVVDPRLTGTAQEAQLWLPVRPGTDAVLALGLLHVIVQEKLYAEEFVQNWCHGFERLCDHLIPYTPAYVEEVTGVKAEDVVKAARLYGKSTPACLYSGRGIDQLGLNSFPTHRALAILRAITGNLDVPGASHLSEMPDFIPELELELSEPYAATSPRSVSQEKLLLQSYQGYAKVREQTMKHKKRLPMRYLTSAHPHRVWKAMLTGEPYPIRSMIVMASNPLLTQADTQLVYRALKSLDLLVVLELFETPTSMLADYVLPSAGVLERPLLETKAGVANIAYGGDQAVGPYYERRPDYDFWRELGLRLGQEKAWPWQTYREALEYSLSPLGTTWDDFSGSGLYYQDNEYLKYEEPDGQGKPQGFATVSGKVEIYSELLREMGADPLPSPRALPQGNADFSLMLMSGARFQPYYASSYHQLEKLRRLHPEPIAEMSPVTGEKLGIEEGSLVDVETERGKARFRTRFVPMCDHVVSVEYGWWYPEMKASEPELGGIWLANANLLTSGDFDASDPLVGTWTYNGIPCRVAKV
- a CDS encoding MFS transporter, which encodes MTQSKSSLHYGWLVVFGGFLTQIILMCGVQFVPILMAPIKQSLELSNTSAGTIVSVFGLCYAGCSFIWGYLADRAGARTAVSLAGLVLGIAVILFGLLADSFLKAVLIIALVGFGAAGVYSATIPKLIGAWFHPSKRGRAMSTITAGGVLTGAAFGIVLPQLAKAYGWQTAAVILGVLAIICTVVIYLVVRNKPSEKGLIPVGTPADQVVKAAPAMKDAGFKDVLKMKVTWHVSSMFIFWQVAYMTATAFVAVSFVNAGFTAVQGGLAVTIYNLCQLIGQQIWGPLSDRLERKTVICIAGIWWTAATLGYMFIYGSTLNAMYILIGVMGVGMGMVPVILASFSDYFPTEVGGSGAGVVSTMGLVGRFFGPMLAGYAADATGSITGAFGVGAAAMLLASLVAFSLPSLKKQAAVSVGGESAK
- a CDS encoding molybdopterin-dependent oxidoreductase — encoded protein: MSTKIDLEQEGVEVKKACCYFCHQNCGCLVYVKDGKILHFEGDTEYPTNSGGLCCRGNVNLIHLDHEARVNFPLKRKGERGSGEWERITWEQAIDEIGTKLAEIRQHYGAEAVATAGGTSRTDDWARRRFMNLFGSPNGFHNAHLCWIPTFMIETAVYGWSPFEIDLGSSRCLVLWGQNPAISTLPEMSGVSGLKANGLKVIVIDPRYTETAAKADLWIPVRPGSDLALALAWINVIIYEGLADYDFVYEYCQGFDELTAHVEEFTPEWAEPLTGVSADLIREGARMYAMNKPGNIQWGTALDQIGKPAGATQHARAILRAITGNLDCPGADLLTGPSLEFVTDEEMELNEFLTEEQRAKQLGSDKFKLVTWPGYGRIAEIAKKYWGKAPTAEWMCEAHPPTVFNAILTGEPYPVKALLVSATNPVNSYGESQKVLAALKAVDFMVTCDYWLTPTAMLSDYVLPMAGSFERPTITSTYGCSDFLMCSQRAIQPMYERHSDFEFWRDLGIRLGQKEHWPWETLEDAYFYRIKDLGYGVESYDEFVEYYRFHFPEREYFKYKEKGGFGTPSGKVEIYSSVLEELGYPPLPPYIAPVENEVDYPELAKEYPLILTTGAGVMPFHHSEHFNIKELRFIRHEPHMEINPDTAAEYGIQEGDWVWVETRRGRIKQKASLTEGIRPGTVFTERGWWYPERDLRNPELGGCLESNTNVLTSTADEDCDPLSGSWANRGLLCKVYKVSSSDRREDK
- a CDS encoding radical SAM protein produces the protein MKLQWEEGTTLAQTQSVCPLCLKVVQARITVHDQAVYMEKECSEHGYFTVYLWPDVNHYQWMQQFNLPALPPHSPVAVRDGCPSDCGLCEAHLRQPTLVEIEVTEGCNLRCPVCFMAANDFRPDPNPSLEALGEKYRYILRHTNPDTSIQLTGGEPTTREDLADIIRLGREIGFQAIEVNTNGVVIGRNPDYLQKLAEAGVSGIYLQFDGLTGEVYEQIRGENLLPAKLKAIANCREAGVQVVLAMTVIEGINEKQLGEVLKFALANKDVIVGIAYQPAFGSGRFDVPLSKRLTMGDVIFMLAEQSEGILEPYDFWPLGCSNPLCSSSAYLVEDQGRIASLSRRLTPREYREAINPQSPQGSVFADIALMNYPDLEPGLTILIENYIDARTMDLKKLRECSMIVAGKSGGLTPFCGYQLTNIHGEKLSEIRKHHDNQKASR
- a CDS encoding 4Fe-4S dicluster domain-containing protein, producing MARYAMVIDTRKCTGCQSCTVACRVNNELPIDMIYNPVMTHGPLGKFPHVRMVHIPSLCMHCGNSPCVDACPTGASQQREDGIVWVEENKCVGCKACVMACPYGARVSNGAKGTVQKCNFCKDDRVDQGKVPWCVQTCHQKARIFGDIEDQDSEVFKLVNKTKTTGRLLEELGTEPFVYYLY
- the nrfD gene encoding NrfD/PsrC family molybdoenzyme membrane anchor subunit; the encoded protein is MSQKHETWGWMLAVDFFFAGMGAAMLLFAGIAELLTGSNLSTVGILAGAVFIAMGAGLLVLELGRPFQALRVFMNPKAILTFGAWNMSIAIVAGLFLGTSWLEAFPWFGLVGFRKILAIVCIFTGFVVAAYPGALLARHKARPFWNGPGMMVLFLTSSLLTGLSAYVVVGWLSGAAPVIYSAFPAIGAGLCAFQLVIWIGYLWIKSSGTTEREVAAVKRWTSGNFANPFRIGFMFLGTVVPLVLFLIPNGFSTGVAGILAILGGVIMRNLVVYAGQDRTWLPGEEKYRSRLPHGDEAFLQKVWTKQI